In the Thermotoga sp. Ku-13t genome, one interval contains:
- a CDS encoding tripartite tricarboxylate transporter permease → MQLASVLKPDVLFPLLLSMLFGVFVGAVPGLTATMAVALIIPLTYYMKPIAGLAMVLGVSFSAIFAGDIPATFLRIPGTPASGAAILDGFELSKRGKGSLALTLDLFCSALGGLIGVLILITVSPPLAKFALRFTHFEYFWLGIFGLSMAAVLSKGNTIKGLMSATLGLLISTIGIDVTTGYPRFTFGVTELMDGVSFIPAMIGLFGLSEVFKKVTERSQLQLSAVRETAKTDLREAFRYIWKYKFTVIRGALIGTFIGALPGAGADVAAWVSYGVEKNFSKDGELGTGSVRGVIAPTSANNAAIGGTWIPALVFGLPGDSITAIVLGAMLMYGLRPGPMIFTQSRDLVIQLFTVAVLVQILLIPVGWLGIKAFSLFVRLRAGLVMTAVTIFCIVGSYALRNSVFDVYVMFVFGLIGYAFEKLRVPLAPMILGLILGRTIEDNLRVGLIKTKGDFLPFLTRPISLVLFVLILSVLLVPPLLSTVRKRKV, encoded by the coding sequence ATGCAACTTGCTTCGGTTCTGAAACCCGATGTTCTGTTTCCTCTCTTGTTGTCAATGCTTTTTGGAGTCTTTGTGGGAGCTGTTCCTGGTTTGACAGCGACAATGGCTGTCGCTCTGATAATTCCTCTCACTTACTACATGAAACCTATAGCGGGGCTCGCAATGGTTCTGGGTGTTTCATTCTCAGCGATTTTCGCTGGCGATATCCCTGCTACATTTCTGAGAATCCCAGGCACCCCCGCATCCGGCGCGGCGATACTTGATGGATTTGAACTGAGCAAAAGAGGGAAAGGTTCGCTCGCCCTCACGTTAGACCTTTTCTGCTCTGCACTCGGAGGCCTGATAGGTGTTCTGATACTCATAACGGTTTCTCCACCGCTTGCAAAATTCGCACTAAGATTCACTCATTTTGAATACTTCTGGCTTGGAATTTTCGGCCTAAGCATGGCGGCAGTGCTGAGTAAAGGCAATACGATCAAAGGATTGATGTCTGCCACGCTTGGTTTGCTCATTTCGACGATTGGTATAGACGTGACAACAGGTTATCCGAGGTTCACTTTCGGTGTCACAGAGTTGATGGACGGTGTGAGCTTCATACCCGCGATGATAGGTTTGTTTGGATTATCTGAAGTTTTTAAGAAAGTAACTGAAAGGAGCCAGCTTCAACTTTCAGCTGTTCGAGAAACGGCAAAGACAGACCTGAGAGAGGCGTTCAGATACATCTGGAAATACAAGTTTACCGTCATTCGTGGAGCTCTGATAGGAACTTTCATAGGCGCCCTTCCTGGGGCGGGGGCTGATGTAGCAGCGTGGGTGTCGTATGGTGTGGAGAAAAACTTCTCGAAAGACGGAGAGTTGGGCACAGGTAGTGTGCGGGGAGTTATCGCACCCACGAGTGCGAACAACGCTGCAATCGGTGGAACATGGATTCCTGCTCTCGTGTTCGGCTTACCTGGAGACTCGATCACCGCGATCGTACTGGGTGCGATGCTTATGTACGGTCTGAGACCCGGTCCCATGATCTTCACGCAATCCAGAGATCTCGTGATACAGTTGTTCACGGTTGCTGTCTTGGTACAGATATTGCTAATTCCAGTAGGCTGGCTCGGGATAAAGGCATTCTCACTGTTTGTGAGGCTCAGAGCAGGTCTTGTGATGACCGCGGTGACGATTTTCTGTATCGTGGGTTCTTACGCATTGCGAAACAGTGTGTTCGATGTTTATGTAATGTTCGTTTTCGGACTGATAGGCTATGCATTCGAGAAACTGAGAGTACCACTTGCCCCCATGATTCTGGGATTGATCCTTGGCAGGACGATCGAAGACAACCTGAGAGTTGGTTTGATCAAGACCAAAGGGGATTTTCTCCCGTTTTTGACCCGTCCCATTTCGCTGGTCTTGTTCGTTTTGATACTTTCCGTGCTGTTAGTACCGCCACTGCTGAGCACGGTTAGGAAAAGAAAGGTATAA
- the fliP gene encoding flagellar type III secretion system pore protein FliP (The bacterial flagellar biogenesis protein FliP forms a type III secretion system (T3SS)-type pore required for flagellar assembly.), producing the protein MKKWLILLLFLLASLSYAQEEVPFPSISIRVSPPQNERDLVVTLEILLILTVLTLAPSILVLFTSFTRIIVVFSFLRNALGTRQTPPNQVLIGLALFLTFFIMQPVWNDIYNNALTPYLNGKIGYQEMFDRTMNRVREFMINELKNHHNEDNVFLLASNVGLKLDRIEEAPNTVIIPAFVLGELEIGFKMGILLYIPFIVIDMVVASVLLSMGMIMIPPVLISLPFKVLLFVAVNGWDLLAAGLIKSFAR; encoded by the coding sequence ATGAAGAAATGGTTGATCTTGCTTTTGTTCCTGCTCGCGAGCCTTTCCTACGCACAAGAGGAAGTGCCTTTTCCATCGATAAGCATAAGAGTTTCCCCCCCGCAGAACGAGCGCGATCTGGTCGTCACACTTGAGATACTCCTCATATTAACCGTTCTCACCCTTGCACCAAGCATACTCGTTCTGTTCACATCGTTCACACGCATCATCGTCGTCTTTTCGTTCCTGAGAAACGCGCTCGGTACCAGACAAACTCCACCCAACCAAGTGCTCATCGGTCTTGCCCTGTTCCTGACCTTCTTCATAATGCAACCGGTGTGGAACGACATCTACAACAACGCCCTCACGCCGTACCTGAACGGCAAAATAGGTTATCAAGAAATGTTCGACCGAACGATGAACCGTGTGAGAGAGTTCATGATCAACGAGCTGAAGAATCATCACAACGAAGACAACGTTTTCTTGCTCGCTTCCAACGTTGGTCTGAAACTGGACCGCATAGAGGAAGCTCCAAACACTGTGATCATACCCGCTTTCGTGCTTGGTGAACTGGAGATCGGTTTCAAGATGGGTATTCTGCTCTACATACCCTTCATCGTGATAGATATGGTTGTTGCGAGCGTGCTCCTCTCGATGGGTATGATCATGATTCCACCCGTGCTGATTTCCCTGCCATTCAAAGTTCTGCTGTTCGTTGCTGTGAACGGTTGGGACCTGCTGGCTGCTGGTCTGATCAAGAGCTTCGCGAGGTGA
- the cheY gene encoding chemotaxis protein CheY: protein MAKRVLIVDDAAFMRMLLKDIITKAGYEVVGEAANGVEAVEKYKELKPDVVTMDITMPEMDGITAIKKIREFDPNAKIIVCSAMGQQTMVIEAIQAGAKDFIVKPFQHSRVIEALQKLS, encoded by the coding sequence ATGGCAAAGAGAGTGCTCATAGTGGATGATGCTGCTTTCATGAGGATGCTCCTGAAGGACATAATCACAAAAGCTGGCTATGAGGTCGTCGGAGAAGCGGCAAACGGCGTTGAAGCAGTTGAAAAGTACAAAGAGTTGAAACCCGACGTTGTCACCATGGACATAACGATGCCTGAGATGGACGGTATCACGGCGATCAAGAAAATCAGAGAATTCGACCCGAATGCAAAGATCATCGTGTGCAGCGCCATGGGTCAACAGACGATGGTCATCGAAGCGATCCAGGCTGGGGCAAAAGACTTCATCGTAAAGCCTTTCCAGCACAGCAGGGTGATCGAAGCCTTACAAAAACTGAGCTGA
- a CDS encoding bifunctional 2-keto-4-hydroxyglutarate aldolase/2-keto-3-deoxy-6-phosphogluconate aldolase — protein sequence MNGIVEKIIETGIVAVIRVESPQRAIEVCRACKEGGITAIEVTFSVPRAVEVISQLSKELGDEILLGAGTVLDPYTAKIAIEAGAKYIVAPNLSEETALLCNKHRVPYIPGAFTPTEIVKALEVGCELIKLFPASAVGPGYIKAIHGPLPQAKLLPTGGIELENVKEWIKAGAAAVGVGGGLTKGSKDEIKERAKRFVELIKEARREMSGR from the coding sequence ATGAACGGCATCGTTGAGAAGATCATCGAAACCGGGATTGTTGCCGTCATCAGAGTAGAAAGCCCACAGAGAGCAATCGAAGTGTGTAGAGCCTGCAAAGAAGGTGGTATTACTGCCATCGAGGTAACGTTCAGTGTACCGAGGGCCGTTGAGGTGATCAGTCAGCTTTCGAAAGAACTTGGTGACGAAATCTTGCTCGGTGCGGGTACGGTTCTGGATCCATACACTGCAAAGATCGCGATCGAAGCCGGTGCGAAGTATATCGTCGCTCCAAACCTGTCAGAGGAAACAGCCCTGCTCTGCAACAAACATCGCGTACCTTACATCCCGGGTGCGTTCACACCGACAGAAATTGTCAAGGCCCTGGAAGTTGGTTGTGAGTTGATCAAGCTGTTTCCAGCTTCCGCGGTTGGTCCTGGGTACATCAAAGCGATACACGGACCATTGCCACAGGCGAAACTCCTGCCCACGGGCGGCATCGAACTCGAAAACGTCAAAGAGTGGATCAAGGCTGGTGCCGCAGCAGTTGGAGTGGGTGGAGGATTGACGAAGGGGAGCAAAGACGAAATCAAAGAAAGAGCAAAACGTTTTGTTGAGCTCATCAAAGAGGCAAGAAGGGAAATGAGTGGGAGGTGA
- a CDS encoding chemotaxis protein CheW, with product MANLSEFEVFVFSVGSQEMAFDVEHVSIVIEKTDITPVPRAKKNVLGVMNLRGRIVPVIDLASTLGLTLENGSQGKIVVVNYEDLETGFLVERVRGVMRVRSEDVEKIHRFESFGEKSRGIIKRGEQLIVHLNLGKILEELTMSS from the coding sequence ATGGCTAACCTTTCGGAATTCGAAGTCTTCGTTTTCAGCGTTGGTAGTCAAGAAATGGCGTTCGATGTGGAACATGTAAGCATTGTGATAGAAAAAACGGATATAACACCTGTTCCGCGTGCCAAGAAGAACGTTCTCGGAGTCATGAACCTGAGGGGACGGATCGTACCGGTCATAGACCTCGCTTCCACACTCGGTTTGACCCTTGAAAACGGTTCACAGGGAAAAATCGTCGTGGTGAACTACGAAGACCTCGAGACGGGATTCTTGGTCGAAAGGGTCAGAGGTGTGATGAGAGTGAGAAGTGAAGATGTGGAAAAGATTCACAGGTTCGAGAGTTTCGGCGAAAAGTCCAGGGGGATCATCAAGAGAGGAGAACAGTTGATAGTTCACCTCAATCTGGGAAAGATCCTCGAAGAATTGACAATGTCTTCTTAA
- the fliQ gene encoding flagellar biosynthesis protein FliQ produces MTIDVFVDVVKEGIELILILITPPLLVSLIAGLIIGVLQAATQIHEQTLTFAPKIILTFLTIMLLGSWMLQKLVEYTQEVMEKFMGMI; encoded by the coding sequence TTGACGATAGACGTTTTTGTCGATGTGGTCAAAGAAGGTATCGAGCTCATACTGATCTTGATAACTCCACCCTTGCTGGTGAGCCTGATCGCAGGTTTGATCATCGGTGTGTTGCAAGCAGCCACACAGATACACGAACAAACGCTGACCTTTGCGCCGAAGATAATACTGACATTCCTCACCATCATGTTGCTCGGTTCGTGGATGCTTCAAAAGCTCGTCGAATACACGCAGGAAGTCATGGAAAAATTCATGGGGATGATATGA
- the fliR gene encoding flagellar biosynthetic protein FliR: MFTVAPFFGDWFLPVQVKALLAVFLSWLVVPALQQVVPLDVPVLSLVLAMLNNYLYGLVVGFLALLPLSGLSLAGEVFGTQMGYAMSSVFDPQREEVPLHGELLYTIGLFVFVTIKGHLLLYQAIVDSFKHFSLTDSLERLNFLDIIINKISESFVIAFKFGMPLIGFMLIVSVALGILSRLVPQMNVFMVGLPLKVLVGMLLMVGMIGIWAEMSTQLAEKMINFIEFFMNR; the protein is encoded by the coding sequence ATGTTCACAGTCGCACCATTCTTTGGAGACTGGTTTCTACCTGTGCAGGTGAAGGCGCTTCTCGCCGTATTCTTGAGCTGGCTGGTGGTACCCGCGCTACAACAGGTGGTTCCTCTGGACGTTCCGGTTCTATCACTCGTACTCGCAATGCTCAACAATTACCTCTACGGTCTGGTCGTGGGATTTCTGGCGCTGCTACCGCTCTCGGGCCTGAGCCTGGCTGGAGAAGTTTTCGGTACACAGATGGGGTACGCCATGTCTTCCGTGTTCGATCCGCAGCGTGAAGAAGTACCACTGCATGGGGAACTGCTGTACACGATCGGTCTGTTTGTCTTCGTCACGATAAAGGGGCATTTGCTTCTCTATCAGGCGATCGTCGATTCGTTCAAGCACTTTTCACTCACGGATTCTCTGGAAAGATTGAATTTTCTGGATATCATTATCAACAAAATTTCTGAAAGCTTCGTGATCGCGTTCAAGTTCGGTATGCCCCTGATCGGATTCATGCTGATCGTTTCGGTTGCACTGGGCATTCTGTCCCGACTGGTTCCCCAGATGAACGTGTTCATGGTGGGCTTGCCTTTGAAAGTTCTCGTTGGTATGCTCTTGATGGTGGGAATGATAGGTATATGGGCAGAGATGAGCACTCAGCTGGCAGAGAAGATGATCAATTTCATAGAGTTTTTCATGAACCGCTGA
- a CDS encoding competence/damage-inducible protein A, whose translation MKAAAVLTIGSEIVEGIILNTNAQYICRKLVENGYTVKKVISVDDEEDSIKEEIQRLLKSCDVIVVSGGLGPTEDDRTREAIASSLARELIVDEQIKRKIYEKVSRYYSALPKNLERQALVIQGARIIPNPVGTAPGQLIEFEGKKIVLLPGPPQEMRPMLDSVLEQLKTEQDLKTIKMLFFGVPESVLDQFMTDAAVKRCVKIATQASFGEGVWVRLTAHLDCFDEAQKLSQKLEEKFRQNFIGYGETSVEKALFEELKRRKLTFSVAESCTGGLVSSKIVSLPGASQVFVGGVVAYDNSVKVKALKVRKETIERFGAVSEQCVLEMAHGVKKLTSSDLAVAVSGIAGPTGGSEEKPIGTAYFCVTDGQRDYVEKIFYPQERNIFRARVTTHALFLLLNCVRGMI comes from the coding sequence CTGAAAGCAGCGGCGGTACTGACCATAGGCAGCGAGATCGTCGAAGGTATCATCCTCAACACAAACGCCCAGTACATCTGCCGAAAGCTCGTAGAGAATGGTTACACGGTCAAAAAAGTGATCAGTGTCGATGACGAGGAGGACTCAATCAAAGAAGAAATACAGCGGCTGTTGAAAAGTTGCGACGTCATAGTAGTGAGCGGGGGTCTGGGGCCAACAGAGGACGACAGGACGAGGGAAGCAATTGCCAGTTCACTGGCACGCGAGCTGATTGTTGACGAACAGATCAAAAGAAAGATCTATGAAAAAGTTTCCCGCTATTACAGCGCCTTGCCAAAAAACCTGGAAAGGCAGGCCCTCGTGATCCAGGGCGCCCGGATCATCCCCAACCCCGTGGGTACCGCTCCTGGTCAGCTGATCGAATTCGAAGGGAAAAAGATCGTACTCCTACCTGGCCCGCCTCAGGAAATGAGGCCAATGCTGGACAGCGTTCTGGAACAGTTAAAGACGGAACAGGACCTCAAGACCATAAAGATGTTGTTCTTTGGTGTTCCGGAATCGGTTCTGGACCAGTTCATGACGGATGCCGCAGTGAAAAGATGCGTGAAGATCGCTACGCAGGCGTCCTTTGGCGAGGGTGTGTGGGTAAGGCTCACTGCGCATCTGGACTGTTTCGACGAAGCACAGAAGCTTTCACAGAAACTCGAGGAGAAATTCCGGCAGAATTTCATAGGCTATGGAGAAACGAGCGTAGAGAAAGCTCTGTTCGAAGAACTGAAGAGGAGGAAGTTGACTTTCTCGGTCGCGGAATCGTGCACTGGAGGTCTTGTTAGCTCGAAAATAGTTTCCTTGCCCGGGGCTTCGCAAGTTTTCGTTGGCGGTGTTGTGGCGTATGACAACTCGGTTAAAGTTAAAGCGTTGAAGGTTCGCAAAGAAACGATCGAGCGGTTCGGGGCGGTCAGTGAACAGTGTGTTTTAGAAATGGCACACGGTGTTAAGAAACTCACAAGCAGCGATCTGGCGGTCGCGGTTTCTGGCATTGCGGGGCCAACCGGCGGAAGCGAGGAGAAACCCATTGGTACAGCGTATTTCTGCGTCACGGATGGTCAAAGAGACTATGTTGAAAAAATCTTTTACCCTCAAGAAAGAAACATCTTCAGAGCCAGAGTCACAACGCACGCGCTGTTTTTATTGTTGAACTGTGTGCGTGGTATGATATAG
- a CDS encoding tripartite tricarboxylate transporter substrate binding protein → MKKLLTLVLLLSVLFVVFAANYPRKPVTIICPWGAGGGTDRLARFLADELSKKFGQPFTVVNRTGGGGAVGHAAGAYAAPDGYTLTLVTLEIATMHWMGLTDLTFEAFDYIAQLNEDPAGVIVKADAPWKTLHDLLNDIKANPGKYLFSGTAAGGIWDLARIGMLDAAGISPDAVTWVPTTGAAQGLVELLGGHVHVVTCSIAEAVSQIQSGQARALAVMADERHPLFPDVPTLKELGINWSAGTWRGIAVPKGTPDEIKKILEDAIVEIANSESFKNFMQTNGFGIKIRRGQEFYEFVKQQDQAWKRVLELGGYLQK, encoded by the coding sequence GTGAAAAAGTTACTGACGTTGGTGCTGTTGTTGTCGGTTCTGTTCGTTGTCTTCGCAGCGAATTATCCCAGAAAACCGGTAACGATCATCTGTCCATGGGGTGCTGGTGGAGGTACTGACAGGCTCGCCAGGTTTCTCGCAGATGAGTTGTCGAAGAAATTCGGACAACCCTTCACCGTAGTCAACAGAACCGGTGGAGGGGGAGCTGTCGGGCATGCTGCCGGTGCTTACGCTGCTCCAGATGGATATACCCTCACACTCGTTACGCTGGAGATTGCTACCATGCACTGGATGGGATTGACTGACCTGACCTTCGAAGCTTTCGACTATATTGCACAGCTCAACGAAGATCCTGCGGGTGTGATCGTGAAAGCGGATGCACCCTGGAAAACACTACACGATCTGCTGAACGATATCAAGGCGAATCCTGGTAAATATCTGTTCTCAGGAACCGCAGCTGGTGGGATATGGGATCTTGCTAGGATTGGTATGTTAGATGCAGCTGGTATCTCACCAGATGCCGTCACGTGGGTCCCAACAACGGGTGCCGCACAGGGTCTGGTAGAGCTTCTTGGAGGACACGTTCATGTAGTGACGTGCTCCATAGCCGAGGCTGTTTCGCAGATTCAAAGTGGTCAAGCTCGAGCACTCGCTGTGATGGCTGATGAACGCCATCCTCTGTTTCCGGATGTGCCAACACTCAAGGAGCTTGGTATAAACTGGAGCGCCGGTACATGGCGTGGAATCGCCGTGCCGAAAGGAACACCAGATGAGATCAAGAAAATCCTGGAAGATGCCATCGTCGAGATAGCGAACAGTGAGTCTTTCAAGAACTTCATGCAAACAAACGGGTTCGGTATAAAGATCAGAAGAGGTCAAGAATTCTACGAGTTTGTTAAGCAACAGGATCAGGCCTGGAAGAGAGTTCTGGAACTCGGAGGATACCTGCAAAAATGA
- a CDS encoding chemotaxis protein CheA: protein MNEQYLSIFIDESREYIQSLNDSLLKLEKNPEDEETINETFRALHTLKGMAGTMGFENMSKLCHKMEQLLDKVRSKKVKLTSELLDRLFAGVDTVDKMVNSIASSGSDQVNEEDLKNLMNSFEVVPEEKVAKPEEKTLPPEEKKESGVVSDSVMKVIKEASKEGYNAFRLKVTLAEGTLMKAVRMYMVFKAIEDSGGQILSSIPPVEDIEQEKFDREVELVVISKQDAEALHKMIISISEIERVTVVPLMRAQETKIEEEKKEVPTQLETIREKEPEQKVSQRRRLVQTVRVDIDKLDTLMNLMGELVIARSRISDTLRKYNIKEVDESLSQLNRITLDLQNVVMKIRMVPIAFVFNRFPRMVRDLAKQLSKEINFIIEGEDTELDRTFVEDIGEPLVHLLRNAIDHGIETKEERIAKGKPPVGTVILSARHEGNNVVIEVKDDGRGIDRTAVLRKAIEKGLISEAQAESLPDEKVFEFLFLPGFSTKSQATELSGRGVGMDVVRSVVESLNGTVKIESVKDKGTTVTIRLPLTLAIIQALLVTVNNYVYAIPIANIDSTLNVPLDKVQKLQNKLVTVIRGEIIPLVKLWEIFGLDGHREEPYYNTVIVRVGNRKYGLVVDSLIGQEDIVIKSLGKIFNDVRIFSGGAILGDGSIALILDVSNIV from the coding sequence ATGAACGAACAATATCTCAGCATTTTTATCGATGAGAGTAGAGAGTACATTCAAAGTCTCAACGATTCCTTGCTGAAGCTCGAGAAGAATCCCGAAGATGAGGAAACTATAAATGAAACGTTCAGGGCCCTGCACACGTTGAAGGGCATGGCCGGTACCATGGGCTTTGAGAACATGTCGAAACTGTGCCACAAGATGGAGCAACTTTTGGACAAGGTGAGGTCCAAGAAAGTCAAACTGACTTCAGAACTGCTCGACAGATTGTTTGCGGGTGTCGACACGGTGGATAAAATGGTGAATAGCATCGCATCGAGTGGTAGCGACCAGGTGAACGAAGAAGATTTGAAAAACTTGATGAATTCGTTCGAAGTAGTACCCGAGGAAAAAGTTGCAAAGCCTGAAGAGAAAACACTGCCTCCTGAAGAAAAGAAAGAATCCGGAGTTGTGAGCGACTCGGTGATGAAAGTCATAAAAGAGGCATCGAAGGAAGGTTACAACGCGTTCAGATTGAAGGTAACACTTGCGGAAGGAACGCTCATGAAAGCTGTCAGGATGTACATGGTGTTCAAAGCCATAGAAGACTCGGGAGGGCAGATTCTGAGCAGCATTCCGCCGGTGGAAGACATAGAACAGGAAAAATTCGACAGGGAAGTTGAGCTCGTTGTGATCAGCAAGCAAGACGCCGAAGCCTTGCACAAGATGATAATTTCCATATCAGAGATTGAAAGAGTGACAGTGGTGCCGCTGATGAGAGCGCAAGAAACAAAAATAGAAGAAGAGAAGAAGGAAGTACCCACACAGCTTGAGACCATCAGGGAAAAGGAACCGGAACAAAAGGTTTCTCAAAGAAGAAGGCTCGTTCAAACGGTCCGTGTGGATATCGATAAGTTAGACACTCTGATGAACCTAATGGGTGAACTGGTCATAGCCAGAAGCCGGATCTCGGACACGCTCAGAAAGTACAACATAAAAGAAGTAGACGAGAGCCTCTCACAGTTGAACCGAATCACTTTGGATTTACAGAACGTGGTCATGAAGATCAGAATGGTTCCGATTGCATTCGTTTTCAACAGATTTCCTCGAATGGTTCGTGATCTGGCGAAACAGCTTTCCAAAGAGATAAACTTCATCATCGAAGGAGAGGATACCGAACTCGACAGAACTTTTGTTGAAGACATCGGTGAACCGCTCGTACACCTGCTGCGGAACGCCATAGACCATGGAATAGAAACCAAAGAAGAACGTATCGCGAAAGGTAAACCTCCTGTGGGCACGGTGATTTTGTCGGCGCGCCATGAGGGCAACAACGTGGTCATCGAAGTGAAGGATGACGGAAGAGGGATCGACAGAACAGCCGTGCTCAGAAAAGCGATAGAAAAGGGTTTGATAAGTGAAGCTCAAGCGGAGAGTCTGCCGGATGAGAAAGTCTTCGAATTCCTTTTCCTGCCAGGGTTCTCGACGAAGTCTCAAGCTACCGAGCTCTCTGGCAGGGGCGTGGGGATGGATGTGGTGAGGAGCGTTGTTGAGTCCTTGAATGGGACAGTGAAGATAGAAAGTGTCAAAGATAAAGGAACGACGGTGACCATAAGATTACCGTTGACACTGGCGATAATTCAAGCGCTACTCGTAACGGTCAACAACTACGTTTATGCCATCCCAATCGCGAACATAGACAGTACTCTCAACGTTCCGTTGGACAAGGTACAGAAACTGCAGAACAAACTTGTTACCGTCATACGTGGAGAGATAATCCCGCTGGTCAAGTTGTGGGAAATCTTCGGCCTCGATGGTCACAGGGAAGAACCTTACTACAACACGGTGATCGTGCGCGTTGGAAACAGAAAATATGGTCTCGTTGTCGATTCGCTGATAGGTCAGGAAGACATCGTGATAAAGTCGCTCGGAAAGATTTTCAACGATGTGAGAATATTCAGCGGTGGTGCCATACTCGGTGATGGAAGCATAGCCTTGATACTCGACGTATCAAACATCGTCTGA
- a CDS encoding flagellar biosynthetic protein FliO: MLQFLLALGILIGLLYVMYIFVRRRVPFAFSKDVQVLQKHYIDRNTSIVLVKVLDEYYYLLVSHSSCSVLKKLSEQEISRIEAKESFSKVFFKKLSKMQERDREDRE, from the coding sequence GTGCTTCAATTCCTTCTCGCCCTGGGTATTCTGATCGGTTTGCTTTATGTGATGTACATCTTTGTGAGAAGACGTGTTCCTTTCGCTTTTTCAAAGGATGTTCAGGTGCTCCAGAAACACTACATCGACAGGAATACGTCTATAGTTCTAGTCAAAGTACTGGATGAGTATTACTATCTTCTGGTTTCGCATTCCAGCTGCAGCGTGTTAAAGAAACTATCGGAGCAAGAAATCAGCCGCATAGAAGCGAAAGAGTCATTCTCGAAGGTCTTTTTCAAAAAGCTTTCAAAAATGCAAGAGCGTGACAGGGAAGATAGAGAATGA
- the murD gene encoding UDP-N-acetylmuramoyl-L-alanine--D-glutamate ligase: MLYALVGYGISNRALCKLLKRMGHEVFVSETRILSEEEKRELCEMNVEYEENGNTERMLSADWIVVSPSVKPDHPIVSNAREKVVTDLDVVLNVRKPAFIIAITGTNGKTTTCGMLAHVLNKLGKKVTVAGNIGNPVANVFDQQLDYLILEISSFQLFWSKNLPVDVGVILNIEPNHLDWHPNFDHYAQSKLKLFTFAEKKFIGEGYLRFVKDERNVHAIPAVHPLGRDRVIFRGQTYPLQKESIMTYQNLQNLSAVITVMDFLGFELNEVLRALEDFDLPPHRMQLVAVINGVRFVNDSKSTSAAATIAALGNYEDGKVILILTGRGKNESYDVLVEQIKRKAKHVLLFGEIASLIAPLLKVSGVPYSVVGNMEEAVIKAFRVADQGDVVLLSPAAASFDLYRNYEERGEHFVRVVQSLKEGI; this comes from the coding sequence TTGTTATATGCACTAGTGGGCTACGGAATAAGCAACAGAGCGCTCTGCAAGTTGTTGAAACGCATGGGCCATGAAGTTTTCGTGAGCGAGACGAGGATTTTGAGTGAAGAGGAAAAGCGTGAACTTTGCGAGATGAACGTGGAGTACGAGGAGAATGGTAACACGGAAAGAATGTTGAGCGCAGACTGGATCGTGGTCAGCCCGTCTGTCAAGCCGGACCATCCGATCGTTTCGAATGCACGGGAAAAGGTCGTCACGGATCTGGATGTAGTGTTGAATGTTCGAAAGCCAGCGTTCATAATAGCGATCACTGGTACGAATGGAAAGACAACCACCTGCGGCATGCTGGCGCACGTGCTGAACAAGCTTGGCAAGAAGGTCACCGTGGCAGGCAACATCGGTAATCCTGTCGCCAACGTCTTCGACCAGCAGCTCGATTATCTTATCCTCGAGATCAGCAGTTTTCAGTTGTTTTGGTCAAAAAACCTGCCTGTAGATGTGGGGGTCATTTTGAACATAGAACCGAACCATCTCGACTGGCATCCAAACTTCGATCATTATGCTCAGAGCAAGCTCAAGCTGTTCACGTTCGCTGAGAAAAAGTTCATCGGAGAAGGTTATCTGAGGTTTGTCAAAGATGAGCGGAACGTACATGCCATTCCTGCCGTTCATCCTCTGGGCAGAGATAGAGTGATTTTCCGTGGCCAGACTTACCCCCTTCAAAAAGAGTCGATCATGACTTACCAGAACTTGCAAAACCTCTCTGCTGTGATCACTGTCATGGATTTTCTCGGATTTGAGCTGAACGAAGTTTTGAGAGCACTCGAAGATTTTGATCTTCCACCGCACAGGATGCAACTTGTCGCTGTGATAAATGGCGTGCGATTCGTCAACGATTCAAAATCGACGAGCGCAGCTGCAACAATCGCCGCACTGGGAAACTATGAAGATGGTAAAGTCATACTGATCCTCACCGGAAGGGGCAAGAATGAGAGTTACGATGTGCTGGTCGAACAGATCAAAAGAAAAGCGAAGCATGTGCTGTTGTTCGGTGAAATTGCATCGCTCATAGCCCCCCTTTTGAAGGTATCGGGTGTACCATATTCAGTCGTGGGCAACATGGAAGAGGCCGTGATCAAAGCTTTCCGAGTAGCCGATCAAGGAGATGTAGTTTTGCTGAGTCCTGCCGCGGCGAGCTTTGATCTGTACAGAAACTACGAAGAGCGTGGAGAACATTTCGTTCGGGTGGTACAATCTCTTAAGGAGGGCATTTAG